The Mus pahari chromosome 22, PAHARI_EIJ_v1.1, whole genome shotgun sequence genome includes the window CCATCTTCCAGTCTTCCGATCTCTCTCTAGGTCTCTGTTTCTAACATCCTTCAGAGGGTAATAGGAATGTGGGAATGTGTAGACTATTTTtgccagagggagagaggagtgacAGCTTGGctgaggtggggagagggtgCCTACCTGCTTGAACTGTTCCTCGTAGGTCCACTCATGTGGTTGGATTCCAGGAGACTGGCTGGAAGGTGAGTTGGGACATCGGGCTCCTGGATGGCTCTGCTCAGCTGTCTCCTCTTCTGCTAAGGgtgtctctccctcctcatctTCAGCACCCTCCTCTTCTTCAGCCCCAACCACCCCTAAAGCCCCCTCAGGAGCCTGTAGGGTCCGGGCGCCAAGCAGAGGAGGCTGTGGAAGCGGTAAGCGTGGAGGGGCCAAGGGCCCCACCCCTTGGGCCAGCCGTGCAGCCTGCTGCCTCTGCAGGGCCTCCATTACAGCTTCCAGGCGCAGTCCCCCTGCTGGAGGGGCTCCTGGTACCAGGCGGGGCCCAGAGGAAAGGGCCGGCTGTGGGGGAGGGAATTATGGGTGCAGGGCCTTGCTGCACCCACACCCTACAACACAAGAGGAGATGATCATGGACATTCATGCTCAGGGACATACGTGGAGTTATAAGGGAAGGATTAACAGATcaagggaacagagagaggaatAGAGGGAGCAAAAGAGATGGAGACTACACATAGGGAGTCAGAAACGGCCAGGGACTGAGGATAGGGAGAGGCCGAGCAAATTGGAAagagtaacagaaaccaaggaagagTGCAgggagatcacacacacacacacacacacacacacacacacacacacacacacacgtacacacagagacaacggcaaggagatatagagacagaggagactggaggagagacaggagcagGACATAGAGACTGAGGAGGAccaagatggagagggagggaggggagagagggagaggggcagagggagaggggagagagagagagagagagagagagagagagagagagagagagagagagagagagagagagagagagagaatatctacgagagggacagacagacacctgaAAAGAGATAGCAAGATGGGTTGAGAGAGACGCGGGAAGACCGACGCCgcaggagagagaaaagactagaaagagacagaaaatagaGGACACTGGTGTAAAAACCGggtaaaaacataaaacacaagaaTCAGGAATCCAAGAGGTACGGAGAAGAGGGCAGCAGTGTCTGGGTCTCGGTAGGGACAGGACCAGACGGGCATGAGGTGGCGGGTCACTGAGCCCGGATCTCAGGGTCTGGATGCCCTACAGCTACACTCACCTGCCTGGCACCGCCCGAAGCCCCGGGTGTCTCCACGGCGGTCCGTCTGCTCTGCCGCCTTTCGGGCGGCTCCTGTCTCAGCTGGGTTCCCTGCGCAGGGTCCCCGCTGTGCGCTCTTGCCGCCCTGCGCTCTTCTGACCGCCGTGCGCTCACTGGCGGTCGCTTGGCTGCCTGCGGTCCCGGGGGCGGGACCCGAGCCCTGCTGGGCGGGCGAGGGTGGGAGGGAGCAGCGGAAGAGGCTGGGGTGGGCTCGGCTGCTCTTAACCCCCCAACAGGTGTCTAACACCTTCCTTACAGCCAGATTCGAGGGGGGCGCCGGAGAGCCATGGGGAAATCACGCGTGGGAGAAAGAGGAGACCACGGCTAGTAAACTCCGGCCCATGGTCCCGCCCAGCCTTACAAGTCATGTCCCCCAAACCCACACTCAGAACCCGCCGTTCACACCTTGTCACAAATTCGGGCCCAATTTTACATATTACGGTTTAAAGGTGACTCGAGGGGTCTAGGGCCTGAACAAGCTGTGGTCACACTGGAATCACTCTGCAGGATGCGGGGATGAATGCGGAACACCTGGCCAGAACAGAGCTTTGCCTTCCTTCATGCCCTGCCCACGTGCTATCTGCAAATATGTGTCAGTTTGGGCACAGGTATGCACATGCCAGTGGCCCTGTATCTATGCACCTACACCCCGAGAAGTCTCTGAGTCTCCTACAAGCACACACATTGGGATATACACATGAGAAATACAGGCATACacacctctcttccttctccctgtccctgtccctgtccctgtcctcctcctcctcctcctcctcctcctcctcctcctcctccttcttcttcttcttctttgttttttgagacagggtttctctgtgtagtcctggctgtcctggaactcactctgtagagcactcagaaatccgcctggatctgcctcccaagtgctgggattaaaggtgtgtgccaccactgcccggccacatttctcttcttaaaaaccGCATTTGACATTGGTTCTCTTAAGGATTTCCAAGTACGTGTGGAAGGAAGAGTGAAGAGCTTAGCGACTCCTGGCTTCTCGGTATCTCTTTTGTTCCAGTGATCAGCAGTTTGCCCATGTTCACGTTCTCCATCCATGTGCCCTGACTTCCAAATCTCTATGTCCAGACTCCTTGAGCTAACTGGGCCTATCCTACACTACAATCCCCTGATGCTGTTTCTGTTTTGGGAGTCCTGGGTGGCGGGCCAccatttctcctctgagcagCCTGACCCTATTCCTCTCAGGTACTCCCATGCATTTCCAAGTCTCTCTTTGTGGTCAAGAAGACCTACTTGCTAAAGGTATGAGGACTGCCATAAGCTAGGTGAGCAGCAGGTGTGACCCAGTGGGACACATATGCCTCAGGACAAAAATGCCCCTACATGGCAGGAATCTGGGCATGGCCTTTGtcccctccctcatcctcctCTGGTTCATCAGCTCCTCCTAGTCTCAGCTCATTCTGGGCCAGACCACATGTTCTGGTGCCACCCTTGATCCCCTGCCTTTTCTCTTCACCCCACTCTAAAACCCAGctcccgctgctgctgctgctgctgctggatcaAGTACCTTTTCTCTATGGCTATCCCTGGCTGGGCTGAGGCTCACCATTTATTCCATTTGTCCCCAACCTTTCCTCTTCCGTATCAGATCTCGGAGCCAGTCACAACCCCTTCCAACTCCTTCGATCCTTGATGATCCATTCCTTTTTAGCACTGAGACACCCCCACTCTATACTCACGGGTGTCTGAGGATGGACACTCTCGTCCTGCAGAGCTCCCACCGTCCACCATGCTAGGACCACAGAGCGGTTCACTGGTGGAATTAACGCACGCAGAGGGACAGATGGTCATGTCCTGGGGTGTTGTGGATACCCAGAGGGTAAAGGGTAGAGATGTATGTACAGAACTCTGGGGTCCAGCTTGCTCCTGTCTCTCCTAACTGCCACTGGCTGTTGAGAGGTACCTGGAGAGAGCGATGTAAGATTCCTCctgggaagccaggcatggtggtgcacacctttaatcccagcacttgggaggcagagacaggcaaatttctgagttcaaggccagcctggtctacagagtgagtgccaggacagccggggctatacagagaaattctgtctcaaaacaaaaacaaaaaacaaaaacaaaaacaaaaacaaaacaaaacaaaaaaactccaacAGGATTCCTCCTGGGCAGTAGGTGTAGTGACTCGGGAGACTGTAGTTCTGAGAGGTTCAAAACGACTTGTTGTGGGTCTTGATGGGAGGCGGGCATGGAGATGAGCATCCTCACTCACCTCCAAATACTGGGAGTCAAGCAAAATGAAGCCACCCTTGGAATCGGGGCTAGAAGAATACAGCTAGGAAGCAGTGAAGGAGGGGCTAAGGATGGCTGGGACCTGGGTTTAAAGGAAGGCTGCTGCTGGAGAGCaagctcagcacttaagagcactgactgctcttctggaggtcctgggttcaattcccagcaaccacagggtggctcacaaccacagtgtacttacatatagtaaataaatctttaacaacaatTACGTTAAAGGAAGGCTGCCTCttacccccccccctccacattCAGGCTTCCTATACCTCAAGGCAAAATGACCTAGACCTTCAGAAACGGACACTCATTTATTGAGTGCATTATGGCAGGCGCTGTAGGGCACAGGCCCAAATAAAACAGTGTCACTGTTACATGGCATTGTTCTAGTGGAGGAAATATATGTGTGTCAGGTGGAGGTATTTGTTGTGGAAAAATGTAAttggagctgggcctggtggcacagacctgCCGTCGCagctacttgagaggctgaggcaagagaaacaCCAAGCTAAAGGCCTGACTGGGCagcagagagttcaaggccagcctgagcaacttgGCAAGATCTGTttcaagagaaaagataaaaagaccGGAGTTGTAGCTCCGTGGTACTTTGCTAACATACTAAGGTTCTAGTTTAAATTCCAAGTATCAGGAGGGATAAACATCAGTGCTTGCATTTGGAGTCTAGGGAGGGAAGGAACACGTAGGTAGTTACCTACGTGTCGCATAGGAAAGTCTTCTCTCCAGTTtagaaaaccaaacaagaagCGATTATTTTCTCATGCTTTTGTGGACAGGGATCCAAGGATGGTTTAGCAGGCAGGGAGTTGTAACTCGTTGCTTatgaagttattttattattttattttatgtgtttgggtgttttgcctgtgtgcctgtccatgtaccacatacatgcctgatatctaggaggccagagaggacatcagatcctctggaactggagttacaaacagttgtgagcttccaggtaggtgctggaaatggaacctgggtcctccggaagagTAGCCAGGGCTCTCAACTTTCCAGCCACCTCTCCGGCTGCCTGTAGGGttcttattagttattttcttggTTACCGTGAAAAATACCTGACAAGAGCTACTcaagggaagggtttgtttggctttccCTAAAAAGGTCCAGTCCATCATGGAAGGGAAGTTATGAggatgaggcagctggtcacacagtATCCTCAGCGAAGAAGCAGAGatgaggagccagagagatggctcagctgttaggagcactggcCATTCTCGCAGAGAATCTATGgtagattcccagcacccgcatagCAGCTAGGGTAACTCAGAATCACCATAGAAACATACCTTTGAGTGTGCTAATGAAGGTGTCCAGAAGGTTTAACAGAACATCAGAACATACAAGACCTGGACCCAGAAGTAGGCTGTGATTACAGGCTTCTGTGTGACcaccatgtgccaccacacccggtgcaGTCTGgatatattttcaagaaaaaaaccAAGGGCTTGTGGATGGATTGAATGTGAGACCATTAGGTGTATAAGAACTTCAAAGTGTAGTCCAAGATGGTAAAGACTGCATGGTGGTGGGGGTCACATAGCTTGGGAAATAAATTAGTTTGCTTTGGGCATTTTAAGTTTGAGACACCTATTAAACAACCAGGTGGAGATATTGAGGAATAAGGTATCCAAAGCTAAATCCTGGGAAAGAGATTTAGGCTAACTCATATATAGGGGTCAAGCTATGTAGATGTagctcagagaaagggagaggaaagaatgtaggagccagaagagtgaggacaccaggagaatacAGCCACAGAAAATCAACTAAGCAggttcataggggctcacagcGACTGAAGTGACAACCACAGAGCCTGTATGGACcggtgctgggtcctctgcatataaGTTATGGTTGTGCAGCTTGGTGGTCTTGTGCAACTCTTAATAGCAGAAGTTGGGGTTGTCCTGACTCCCTTGCCTGCTCTTGgggcccttttcctcctactgggttaccttgtccagccttgatatcaGGGTTGGTGTCTGGTCTTGtatcttgttatgctgtgtttggttggtatccctaggaggcctgctctttcctgaagggaaaCAGGGGAGGAGTGaatctgggggagagaggaggagagggagggctgctgggaggagtagagagaggagaaactcCAGGcaggatgtattgtataagagaaaaacacacaaagggggggaaaaagatatgtagccgggcagtggtggcatacgtctttcatcccagcactcaggaagcagaggtagatagatctgtgacttcgaggccagcctggtctacctagtgagttccaggacagccagggctacaaagaagtCCTGTCTcatcaaacaaagaaacatacaagacaacaacaaaaaacaaagaaacaaaacgaTACATAGATGCTACTTATTCTGAGTGTATGTTGTACACATCTATGCTGAAGCCAGTGTAGGACACAGGGGTCCTGCTCCAACACTTTCTGccttttttccttgagacagggtacCTCGCTGAACTGGAAAGTAGGCTATGGACTGGCAAACCCCAGCAAGACCCCTCCAAACCCCCATATACCCTGAACTTTGCAGGGGTTATAGGCACATAGGTGGTTATGCTCAGCTtttaacatggatgctgggatctgaaaaCTGGGCCTCATATTTCGTAGCATGTACTTTTACCTATTGACCCATCCCTTCAGCCCTGTAGATGGCATTTAAAGTTGCAAAGAGATAAGGATCTGGGAAAACAAAGGGGTAAAGtatcaataaggaaaaaaaaaaaaagaattggggggcaggagagatggctcagtggttaagagcactgactgctcttaagaaggtcctgagttcaattcccagcaaccacatggtggctcacaaccaaatgtaatgggatctgatgccctcttctggtgtgtctgaagacagccacagtgttttcatatatatgtaaaagaaagaaagaaagaaaaagaatccttgAAGCCCAAATTTGTTTTAAGAGATATATCTGTATCAAAAGTTGAGGGCCATGGGACTAGATTAGTGGTGGAACACGTGCTTAGAATGTACAAGACTTCAGATTTGAGTTCCAGTATcaacaacaaaagttaaaaaCTATGGAATGGCCACTGGCTTTAACAacagagatgggggcagggaggataGTCCTTTATAAGACAGGTAATGGGACATATGGACATCAATCCCTGATATCCACGTGATCCTGGACTAGAGGTAGAGCTGGGTACCGTGTAGAATTTGTCTATAAAGATCAAGAGGCTGCAGCTAGGGCTTGTCACAGCCACCATGGTGGTAATGAGAACTCAGAGAAGGTATTAAGATGGCAAATTTGCCTGGGTTTCACATTGTtgatgctttttgttgtttgagacaggtctcatcctatagtcctggctggtctaCACTTACTATGGACacctggctggcatggaacttgcacagatccttttgcctctgcctcccaaatgctgatattataggcatgagccactgtgcctggctagaCCTTTGATGACATTGTCAAATAAGGTTATGCACGTAGCCTTTTGTATTTGTTAGAATGTTTAACTATATAACCTTGTTTCTCCCAATATTAGTTTAACAACTCCAAGAAATAGGAGAGGTCCAGACTTTATATAACCTAAGTAGGACCAGGATGAAGGTGGTGTGAGCTTGGGACCGGTGGGCAAAAAAGCCATGAGCAAGGTCCTTAGGAATGAGTGTACTTTTGGCTCTATCTGCCTTGTGTCGTGCCTGGTCCTGCCCCAGGCAGGAGCTGGGTCAAAGACAAACCATAGCAGAGGAACTCTGTTCCAGTTCCTGGTGTATTCTATGCTGTCAGCCCGTAAGAATCAGCTGAGGTCTGTTTCAGCTCAAATGTGGGAGCACAGTGCCACCCCATGGCCATGTGCAGTTAAGTTCTCAGAACCACCCCTAGGACCGAACTAGCAAAGTAGACACAGAGGTCTCATTTTCTCATATTCAAAAACTTATCTCTGAGATGCGCCACGGCTTCGGTGGCGACCGGCTGTCCTCTGCTGCTTGAGCGGCGCCCGCACCTTCCCTAGGAGCTCGCAGCAGCCGGCTGGCCTCTGCTCCACGGTAACCGTGTGCGACCGGAAGGCGGTGATCAAAAATGCAGACATGTCGGAAGAGATGCAACAGGACTCGGTGGAGTGCGCTACCCAGGCGTTGGAGAAGTACAACATAGAGGATATTGCGGCCCATATCAAGAAGGAGTTTGACAAGAAGTACAACCCTACCTGGCACTCATTGTGGGCCGAAACTTCGGTAGTTATGTGACACATGAAACCAAACACCCCATCTACTTCTACCTGGGTCAGGTGGCCATTCTTCTGTTCAAATATGGTTAAAAGCATGGACTGTGCCAAACACCCAGTGATCCATCCAAAAACAAGGACTGCATCCTAAATTCCAAATACCAGAGACTGAATCTTCAGCCTTGCTAAGGGAACACCTCGTTTGAATCTGTTGTGTTGTGTACAGGCCTCATTCTCTGTACAAGTCTGTGGTTATAAAATTAGTAAAACagtttacatttgtatttattttctagtccATACTTCTGTacccccattttttttctcccttaggtcattcctttaaacaaaacaaaacaaaacaaaacaaaacaaaacaaaaaaacttatctctaggggctggagagatggcagcagttaagaacactgactgctctgccagaggtcctgagttcaaaatccagcaaccacatggtgactcacaaccatctgtaatggggatccaatgcatttttctagtgtgtgtctgaagacagctacagtgtactcacataaaaaaagaaataaatctttttttggggggagggaggcggttcaagacagggtttctctgtatagccctggctgtcctggaactcactttgtagaccaggctggcctcaaactcagaaatccacctgcctccgcctcccgagtgttgggtgggattaaaggcgtgtcccacCATGctcgacattttttttttttttaaatttatctctaTAGATGCAATCCAGCCAGCCAGAGACTCagccgtcttttttttttttttttttttttttNNNNNNNNNNNNNNNNNNNNNNNNNcgttcacatgcacatatacacagttaataatgataaaataattctttaatttgatttatttatttaaaataaacattccttttttttttttttttggttttttgagacagggtttctctgtatagccctggctgtcctggcactaactctgtagaccagtctggcctcaaactcagaaatccgcctgcctctgcctcccaagcgctgggattaaaggcgtgcaccaccaacgTCCGGCCTCAGCCGTCTTCTAAGGGTGTGGTTAGCACAGCATTTGCCCAGACTGCACAAAGCCTTGGCCTTAATTCTCAGCtctaggaagtggaggcaggaggttaaGTTCATGGTGAATTTCAGTATCACATTGTAAATTCTAAGTCAGCCTTATATTGGGGGGGGAAAAAACCCTTTGGGTGTGGTCGGGCTCACTTCCAGTTCCAACACTCAGATGCCAACAGCTGGCAGAGCTGAGTCTAGCCAAGGGTTTAACACCACCACCCCTCGAAGGCTGACTCCAAAGGAATTCTTCAGCACACTCCCTTCTGTCTAAACCTTGTCTTACAAACTGGACTGTACCGGAGGCCTTGAAGTGCCCCAGGAGGCAGCTGCCTTCCCTACTGTTTATAGACACACAAGGAAACGGAACtgtttaatatgtttttattaacagagagagacaagaagacAGAGATTGCAACAGATATGTTTGGAAACTGAtagggtgtgcacacacacatatacacacacacacacactaaaggctTCTTTTGGAATGGGGTGGCTCCTTGGACCCAGCCTTACTTCTCCAGGACCTCTCCTTGGGAACTGGCCCCGGGCATTAGCCAGCTTTCCCATTCTAACCCCAACAAGGGTCTCCTTGGTGGAGGTCCGTCCTTCCCTTTAGCATCCTCTAcatgcctctgctttcccagctgAACTGGTTGCCGGGGACAGGGAGGACAAGCCAGGGGGCACTTGCATAGCAGGGGAGTGGAATGGAGATAAGGCATATGGTGAGGAAAGGGATGAAGGGAAGGTATCATAGCTGCAGGTGAGGGGATCTCCCAAGGGCAGCTCCTCTTTTCCTTCACCAGAGATTACTACAGGAATGAGGCATCAGGGTCAGGCAGAGTGTGTAACATCTACCTCAACCCTTAACCCCAGAGCCCTGAATAGGAGGCTCTGGGAAAGCCTGAGTCAGTGAGTCAAGCTTGTGATGTGTGTTCAAACATGACTGGTCCCCTGGAGTACATGTAGAGGACCCTCTCTGGATGGATGTGAGTGCATGATCTTATAGTACATACAAGTCTTAGCATCTCTGTGTCTCATTGGCTTCCCAAGAGCTGTGTCTGGATGTACACGTATGTATGTCCTTCCTCAATACAGCAGGTACTTAATATCTGCATGGTATACGCTGCAGTCAGTGAATATGAGTTCCAGCGAGTAGAGAGATGAATGTGTTCCTGCCCGCTCCTGTCCATCCACAGATCTTCCTTCAGGCCCGGCTGGTCAGGAGTCCTGGCCAAAGAGGTAGGTGGTGAGCTCAAGCCGGAGGCCCCGGGCATAGGCCCGAAGGATGTAGAAGAGCGTGAGGTAGTCCTGGGTGCTGAAGACAGTGTCGGCTAGTGCAAACATCAGGGTAGACGGAATAACACCCCGGCCGTACTCCACCATCCACGTGTTTGGTCCCCACTCCAGAGCTGTTGCCTCTCCAGGCCCATGCACAACTGTCTCTCCTGGGGGACAGACAGGATAAGAAACCTCATGAGGAGCCCAGCTCTGCCCTGGCCTTCTATACTATATTTGCCTAGTCTATGGGCTACTATGGAGAGGAGGGGAATGAAAAGACagtttcaagaaaagaaaaagttcttcTACCTTACTGGCCAAGTTGTTTGTTTGATCAGAGGACGAAGACCAAAACGCCTAAATATTTCAATGGCATTACCTGGCTTCTGGAAGGCTACCCAACCCAGCTACAGGATAATGTATAGAATTATGGCATCTGCATTTCCAAGCCTCAATCATATCTAGTGGAAATTCTGTGTGGTTACAGGGCTTGCTAGGCTCTCTGAAAATAAGTGCCTGTTCAGTCACAAAGTTTGATGCTTAACCTTACACCAGCaagtccacattttttttttttttcttttaaacagattcagaattccatttaaaaaaacacCACCAGGAGTTTGGCTCAGCTGTGTCCTGGCTCCtactccagaggacccaggttcacttcccagcacccacatgaaggttcacaacagtctataacttcagtctctgggatccgatgccctcttctggcctttaaggCACCAGGTAGTTAAGGTGTTGGTGTGTGTAAGCAAAACCCAGAcgcataaaaacaaataaaaatttgaaaacaacaacaaaaatacaaaaacctcAAACAGCCATACTAGTTTTAAAAGGATGGGAAACAAATGCCTGACTTAACTTTTGGGTGTGACTGTCGCCCAGACAATTGCTGGAATAATGGCTGGGTTAAAcaggatgattaaaaaaaaaaaaatcaagctctCTATGCCTGGAAACTGCCGTGTTCTGTTTCCCTTAACAGTCGAAAGCATCAGGGTTCCTAGCTCGACCCTAACGAAACACCTGTGGCTTaccagggagagaaggaaggaagtcactGGTAGACTTTGTAAACACACCCTATCCACGTCTTTCGCCCTTCCCTAGCTAGAGGACGCCCCCTCGATCAGAACTTCCCTACGCACCTGGGTAGAAGACCTCACTTTTCGTGGTGCCCTCTTTCCATTGGTGGAAGGTGCCAGAGATGATGGTGTCAGAAATCTCAGCCCAGTATCGTCCTGATTGACAGTAAAATAGACACCGACCATCAGGGAACTCTTGTCAACACACGGCCCAGCCAAACCTTGGAATGGAGGGCACCGGCCCTCGAACAGTCCCAGCCTCCCAATCCGACCCACTGCCAACACTGACCCGAATGGCCATGGGAGCCCAGGGCGGTGCCGAAGAGCAGCACGTACTCAGACAGCGAGGCGTGCAGAACACACATGGCGCCCATCCAGCCGCCCGCGTTCACAAACACCCACTGCAGCTCCTCATCCGGCAGCACGTGGCCTGGGTGCAGCCTCCGCAGCTCCACGATCAGCCGAGAGAAGGCCAGCTCATGGTCCAGCCCTGATGCAAAAAGGAGAGGCGCGGGTGAGAACATCCCCTGGTCCGAGCTTGGCGAGGACCAGCCCTCGGAAAACGCGGCTCCGCTCCGTGTCGGCCCACCCCTCTCTCCGCCCTCACCGGCTCACCCGCGTACTGTCGAGCAAGCTGCGCTATTTCTTCTCTCGAGAAGACGAAGTTCTGAGTGCCCAGCCACAACCAGACGGCCTGGATCAGCACCGCGATAATAGTCAGAACCAGGGTGATCCATGCCCACCGCCGTCCTGCGGCCCACGGCATCCTAGCGGGCAGCCTGGCACCACCAACGTAAGACCAAACTAGGGCCACAGGCTATGGGTTCACGACTCAAAAGCCGCTGCTTACGGTCGCCCCCGCCACCGTGGTACGGCTCGCCGGGGCCAATCGGAACGTCCGGGTCACCTAGCACCGCCCTCTGGATTGAACCATTTTCTAGAGGGGAGAGCGTAGGGTTTAGTGGCGCGGTCCGTAGGAGAAGTGAGAGGCGGGGCCTCGCCTCCTGGCTGCCAACCTGAACTGTTCAGTCTTTGGTGTCCCCAAGCGGGGAGACCCAGAATGGACTGGCCCACCTGAGCTAGAGAGCCCAGAAGTAGAGCTTTCTAGGTCTCGTGATTGCTAGCACAGAAGCCGGTTGAAGATAGTGCCACTGGGAACCTTAGGAAAGACCTTTCCGAAGCGGTGGTATCTGAAATGtccaagagagagagggggggggggatggggagggagagggagaggggtcaATGGGAACTATTCCAGGAGTCAAAGAGCAGAGGAGTGTGAgacagcatacatacatatatgtatatatgtatgtgtacatatatatgtaatattttagaCAAATTTAGCTGGCCTATAGACTAGGGTGGCCTCCATGCCTCTCCAATACTGGGGTCAGAGGCACGCACCACCATGCTTGTTTAGCATAGTGTTTTCTCCGATCCTACGATTCATTCTATGTTCTGAAGCACAAAAACGTGAAAGACTTTGAAAACCAATAGATTTGTTCACTGGGAAGCTATGGGATTCGATGTTGCCGCAGAATG containing:
- the Sigmar1 gene encoding sigma non-opioid intracellular receptor 1; this encodes MPWAAGRRWAWITLVLTIIAVLIQAVWLWLGTQNFVFSREEIAQLARQYAGLDHELAFSRLIVELRRLHPGHVLPDEELQWVFVNAGGWMGAMCVLHASLSEYVLLFGTALGSHGHSGRYWAEISDTIISGTFHQWKEGTTKSEVFYPGETVVHGPGEATALEWGPNTWMVEYGRGVIPSTLMFALADTVFSTQDYLTLFYILRAYARGLRLELTTYLFGQDS